One genomic region from Streptomyces sp. NBC_01431 encodes:
- the fabG gene encoding 3-oxoacyl-[acyl-carrier-protein] reductase, with protein MSRSVLVTGGNRGIGLAIARAFAESGDKVAITYRSGEPPAVLAELGCLAVKCDITDAEQVEQAYKEVEDAHGPVEVLVANAGVTKDQLLMRMSEEDFTSVLDTNLTGTFRVVKRANRAMLRAKKGRVVLISSVVGLLGSAGQANYAASKAGLVGFARSLARELGSRNITFNVVAPGFVDTDMTKVLTEEQRAGIVSQVPLGRYAQPEEIAAAVKFLASDDASYITGAVIPVDGGLGMGH; from the coding sequence TTGAGCCGCTCGGTTCTCGTCACCGGAGGTAACCGGGGCATCGGCCTCGCCATCGCCCGCGCATTCGCCGAGAGCGGCGACAAGGTAGCGATCACGTACCGCTCCGGAGAGCCGCCGGCCGTCTTGGCGGAACTGGGGTGCCTCGCCGTCAAGTGCGACATCACCGACGCCGAGCAGGTGGAGCAGGCGTACAAGGAGGTCGAGGACGCGCACGGTCCCGTCGAGGTGCTCGTCGCCAATGCCGGCGTCACCAAGGACCAGCTCCTGATGCGGATGTCCGAGGAGGACTTCACGTCCGTCCTCGACACCAACCTCACCGGCACCTTCCGCGTCGTCAAGCGCGCCAACCGCGCCATGCTGCGCGCCAAGAAGGGCCGCGTGGTGCTGATCTCCTCGGTCGTCGGGCTGCTCGGCTCGGCGGGCCAGGCCAACTACGCCGCCTCCAAGGCGGGCCTGGTCGGCTTCGCCCGGTCACTCGCTCGCGAGCTCGGCTCCCGCAACATCACTTTCAACGTCGTCGCGCCCGGTTTCGTCGACACCGACATGACCAAGGTGCTCACCGAGGAGCAGCGCGCGGGCATCGTGTCCCAGGTGCCGCTGGGCCGCTACGCGCAGCCCGAGGAGATCGCCGCCGCGGTGAAGTTCCTCGCCTCCGACGACGCCTCGTACATCACTGGAGCCGTCATCCCCGTTGACGGCGGATTGGGCATGGGTCACTGA